The Streptomyces halobius genomic interval GCCCCGCCGAAGAAACCCAAGGACGAGGCGTGCGACGGCGAAAAGCGGGCCTGGCGCGAGGCACGGCGACGCCAGTCCTCGGCCCGGAGCCGCGTCGAGCACACCAACGCCGAACCACGGCAGTGGGCGCCCCTCGGCGCTTCACCGGACGACGCGAGACCTACGCCGAAACCCACCTGGCGATCGCCGGCCTGGTCTCCGACCGCACCGCCCGGCGGCCCACCCGCCGCGAGACGAGCACCGAACTCGTCCTCGCCCGCGACACCGCCTGCTGATCACACACCAGCCGAACCGCCAGGCCAGCACGCCGAAACCTCAATTGCCCCCAAGCCGATAGAGCCGACCGTCGCGGAGCATGGCTCACAGGATGGAGACTCGTTGGCGGGCGACAGCGATGACGGCCTTCTTAGGGCGGCCCTCGTCGTGCGTGGAGCCCTTGTACTTGCGCAAGTACATCTCCTTCTCCCACGTCCCCGCGGTCAGGCACGCGGCCTGGCTCGACAAGAAGAAGGCCGTTGTAGGGGCCGGCTGTACTGGGTCGGCCGCCGGCGGTTCCCCGTGTTCGAGCCGGAGTCCCTGGAGACGGGGCCATTCCTGATGCGACAGCGAGCCGTCCAGCACTTGGAGACCTGCAGCTTGACTCCTTCGCATCGTGAGGTGTCTACGGGCACCGCTCGCAGTCGGAGTCCTGTTTGAAGATGCGCGCCCAGTGCTCGTAGAGGAAGCGCGCGGGACCGTCCGCGATCAGTGAGACGTACGCGGTGGCGGGCGCACGGCGTTCCCATTCCTCGGTGAGCGCGGCCATGATGTCCTCGCCGGGGCCACGCCCTGGTGTGCGGGTGCACGCAGATGTCGACGATCTGGTGGGCGGTACCGCCGTCACCGGTCGGCCAGCTGGTACCCGCGTCAGCGGAGCGGCACGGGAGGCCGTCATCGCAGCAACTCCGGCTCGTCCTCAAGTGGCAGCTCGGGCCATTGGGAGTTGGCCACCACCGCCAGTTCGCACGGGTGCCGGTCGCCCCTCTTCCACTGTCCGCCGACCAGGCGCACCGTGGCGACGTTGGGGACAGGGCCGGTGGTCCAGTCGAGAGGGCCGGCCATCGTCTCGACACGTGTCCGGCCGAGCGCTGCTGCGACGGCCCCTCCGTCCGTGGGGTCATCGGCGGTCGACAGGGCATGCGTGGCGACCTCGAACAGCGCATAGGCCAGGCCCAGCGGTTGCAGCCACTGATTTCCCGTCACCCGCTCGTAGGCTTCGGCCAGCTCGGCCGCCCGCATGCCGTCGAGCGAGGAGCGGTACGGGTGGCGCGGCGTCCAGTAGATCAGCGAAGCCACCTTCGCTTCGGCCGGGTCGTCCACTCCCCTGCCGCTGCCGCCGACCGGGTACGCCAGCCAGCGCGAGCACGTGACCAGCCGCGGGCGCAGTCCGTGTCGCGCTGCCTGCTGCCGGAAGAGCGCAAGGTCCGCGCCGGTTGCCGCGCTGGTGATGACGTCCACGTCCTCGGCCGTGAAAGCGGCGATGTGCTCCGTGAAATCTGTTGCCGGTTCCGAGTAGCCGGCAGGGTCGATCAGATGATGGCCTAGGGCAGTGGCAACCGGGAGGAACCCCACCTCTTCGTGGCGCGACCAATTCCCTTGCGGGCCATCGTTCCAGAGACAGCCGACTTTCTGCCTGGCTCCCATGATTTCCCACATTTCGGCGAACACCGTGGCGATGTCATCGAGTCCCCAACAGAAGTGATAGGTCCAGCGGAAGGGGCGGTTTGTGGTCGCGCCTCGGCCGAAGTAGTAGACCTGCCAGGGGAAGGTGCTTGTCACGCACGGGGTTTCCCGTGCCTCGCAGGTGTCCGCGACGGCAGGGAGGACCGCTGTCCCGGCCAACGTCACAATCACGTCGGCCCGATCCTCGCGGATCAATTCCTCGGTCGCCTTGCGGGCCGCGTCCGGTTCGGAGCGGCTGTCACGGCTCACCAGCCTCAGGTCGTATCGGCGCCCCTGGTTCTGAACATGACGCAATCGGGATTGCAGGTGCCCCGTAACAAACATCAGCGGATCCCCGAGCTTCGCCAGCCGCCCGCTCTGCGGCGCCACGACGCCGATAGTGAGCCCCGCACTGTGCTTGCTGCCCGTTCCCGGCATTTCTTGTGCCCCTTACAGACATGGACAACTCTGAACCTACGGTGGTGCCCATGTTTGTAGCTGATCAAGCAACAGTGACGTCAGAGGTCTTCGTACGTGTCACGGCGTGGCGGTTCACGGTGTCAATGGCAGCTGCGGCGGCCACGGGTGGTCGCCCTTCAGAGCGTATGCCCCTTCGGTCGCAGCGAATGCCGACGTGGCCAGATACCGGATGGAATCCGGGTGAGAAGGCGCGCGGCGATGTCGTCCGCATGCCGTCCATGGCGAGCGAGCCCGAATAGCAAATAGAGATGATATACGGCGCAGTTGGAGGAGACCGCCGAAGCCGTGATGTTCGGCATCGGCCGGTTCCTGGCCGGCCGCGACATGGACGGCGTGAAGCGGACCGACGCCACGTTCCGGCGCTCCGGCAACCGCGCCCTGCCGAAGGTCGACAGCAGCGTCTCCCGATCGTCGTACCGGGCCGGATGGCAGCGCCTGATCTTCCGCATCACCCTCGCGAGCGGGGTCACCGAGGGCGGCTGTCTGCTCGGCAGAAATCCAGACGCCACCATGCAGACCGCCCAGGATCTGTGGGAGAACTGGATGGTGCCCGACACGTACGGAGGTTCACCGGGAATCCTCACGCTTCTCCCCGGGACCTCACTCCGCAGAAGCCGCGTTTCAGCAGGCCACAGCATTCCGTCGGTTTGTGTGTCCTGAACGCAAGGAGGAGTTCTATGTAGGAGGGACCGTCTCGTTGTGGTGCTGCGTGAAAGATGAAGGATTTGACCCTTCGGAGTCGCCCTGCGGGGGAGGCTTCAAACCACCTCATGCTGCGTTGGCTGATTGTGTCCCGAACGCGAAAGGGAGTTGAGCCTAGGACAGCTTCTGGAAGCGATGCTGTGCGAGAGATGAAGGTGTGGCCCTTCGGAGTCGCTCTGCGGAGGGAGATTTCAAACCGCCTCATGCCGCGTTAGCGAAGACTGTCGAGGTGTTGTGAACATGAACATGAACGTGGAAGGTGGGTCGGGTCGTGTTACTGGGTCCGGCGTACTAACTGCGGTGCTGTACGAAGAGATGGAGGTTGTCTGGCCCTCCGGCGTCGGTACGCGACGATCGCGTCGGGCTCGGCGTCCGCGGCGGCAAGGGCCCGCTCGGCCCGCATGAGCAACTCGGGTACTGGTGTCCCGGCATCCGGCAGCTCGGCCCGGGTGAGGAGACCGTGGAGCCGGTACTCCTCGGCGTTCGGGATCTTCCGGAGCGTCGCCGGGTTCTTGTCGTCGAGCCCGAGGACGAAGATGTGTGAGCTCGCCATGGAGACCGAGTAGCCGCGACGTGCGGCCCCGAAACCCCGCACTGCGCGTGGGCGTGATTCGGCCGGCCGGGCCAGGGGTACCCGGGGCCATGCCCGAGCTGCCTGACGTCGAGGGATTCCGGGAAATCCTGGCCTCCTGTGCGCGCGGCCGCCGGATCAAGCGGGTCGAAGTCATGGACGCCGACGTGTTGCACGGAGCGGGCGCCCGGAGGCTGGCCCGTGAGCTGACCGGCCGCCGCCTCGCCGAGCCGGAGCGGCACGGCAAGTGGCTGCTCGTCCGCACCGACGGTCCCACCGTGCTCCTTCACTTCGGCATGACCGGTCTGCTGCTCTGCTGCGACGCCGACGAGCCGCGCCACCGGCACGACCGGGTCGTTCTCACCGTCGACGGCCACGAGCTCCGCTACCGCGATCAGCGCAAGCTGCGCGGCCTGTGGCCCGACGATCCCGACCGCGTACTGAGCGACCAGGGCCCGGACGCGATGGACCTCGGCCTCGCGGACTTCAGGGAGCTGCTCTCAGCCCGGCGGGGCGGGCTGAAGTCGGCGCTGATGAACCAGTCGCTGCTCGCCGGGCTCGGCAACCTGACCGCCGACGAGATCCTGTGGCGAGCCCGGCTGCGCCCCTCCCGTGCCGCTTCCGGGCTCACCGGCGAGGAGGTGCGGCGCCTGCACGCACGGCTGCGCAGCGTCCTGCGCTCCTCGATACGCGTCGGCCAGATCCCGCCGAGGCCCAGCTGGCTGACCGGGCACCGCGACGACGCGGACCCGCACTGCCCGCGCTGCGACGGCCGGCTGCGCCGCGACCGCATCGCCGGCCGCACGGCGGTGTGGTGCCCGGCGTGCCAGCGCTGAACACGCATGGGCGGAGCGCTCCGGCACGGCGCGGCGGCGAGGTCCGGTCCTTCTCGTCCGAGGTTCGGTCCTTCTCGTTGTTCGAGATCCGGTCCTTCTCGTTGCCGCTGGACCGTCTCACGAAGCGTTCCCGAGGGCCTCGATGAGCTCGTCCCGGTTCATCGAAGAGCGCCCGGGGATGTCGGCATCGGCGGCACGTTCGTAGAGCTGCTTCTTGTTGAGCCGTTCCAGACCGCCGCCCTTGCGAGCGCCCTTGCGCTGCTTGCCCCCCGCCCGGTCGACGCTCTTCTGCAGTACGTCCATCAGGTCGACCACGTTGGTGGCCTGCGGAGGCGGCTCGGCCTTCTCGTATGTCTCCCCCTTGGCCTTCGCCTCGACGAGCTCCAGAACGCGCTCGCGGAAGGTATCCCGGTATTCCTCCGGGTGCCACTCCATATCGAGGGCCTCGACCAGCTCCACCGCCGTCTTGAGCTCCTTCTCGGGCAGCTTGCGCTTCCCCGGTGTCGTGGAGATCTCCTCCTTCGGGTCCCGGACTTCGTCCGCCCAGTGCAGGGTGTGCACGGCCAGGACGTCCGCCTCGGCCTTCACCGCGAGGAGGTACTCGCGGTTGCGCATCACGAACGTGGCGATCCCGGCGCGGCTGGTCCGTGACAACGCCTCGTGAAGCAACGCGTACACCTTCGCGTGCTCCTCGTCCTTGGGCGCCAGCCAGTAGGTCCGGTCGAAGTAGATCGGGTCGACCTCGTCCAGATCGACGAATCCGCTGATCTCCAGTGCCTGCGAGCGGCCGGGCGCGATCTCGTCCAGCTCGTCCGGCTCGACGACGACGTACTCGCCGTCCGTCTCAAGGCCCTTGACGATGTCCTCGGCCGCGACCTCCTTGCCGGTGCGCTCGTTCACGCGCTTGTTGCGGATCCGGTCCGAGGTCCCCCGCTCCAGCTGCCGGAACCGGATCGTATGGCTCTCCGTCGCGCTGAACAGCTGCACCGGCAGCGAGACAAGGCCGAACGTCAGCGTCCCGCTCCATATCGGGCGTGCCATCCTCGTCACCTCCACCATGCGCGTATCACGTCGTCAGGCGCCGAGCTGCGGCAGCACCTTGGTGCGGTGGAAGTCGAAGAAGCCGCGCTGGTCCGGCCCGATCCGGGTGACGTACACGGTGTCGAACCCGGCCTCGGCGTATGCCGTGAGCCCGGCCACGTGCTCGTCCACATCGTCGCCGCACGGGAACACCTCGGCCACCATGTCCTCCGTCACGAGTTCACACGCCTGCTCGAAGTGGCGTGGGGCGGGGAGTTCCTGGCCCAGCTGACCGGGGAGTCGCGCATCCGACCCCAGCTGGTGCGCGGTGCGCACCGCCTCGTTCCGGTCGGGACCGAAGCAGACCTTCACGCCGCCCTACCGGCTTGGGCCCGCCGCCGCTGTCCCGGTAGCGATCGATGAGCTCCTTGTCGGGGGCCATCGTGATGTATCCGTCGCGACCGCCGATGAGCGACCACACGAAGGGGCTGTGCCCCTGGGCATCGTTCCAGGGGTGGTAGTGGTCGGAGATCCACAGTGCCTCGTACCCCGCCTGCTCCGCCATCCACGCCTGCTCGACGAGGTCGGCCGGGCCGTGTTCCTCGCAGGCCAGGAAGTATCCGTAGGTGGTCATGGCGCCCTCCCGCGCGCGGTTGTCCTGCTGCCGGGTAACCGCGGTGGGCGACGCGGAAACCTCGCCTCCGGGCCGCACGTGTACGGGC includes:
- a CDS encoding ABC transporter substrate-binding protein codes for the protein MPGTGSKHSAGLTIGVVAPQSGRLAKLGDPLMFVTGHLQSRLRHVQNQGRRYDLRLVSRDSRSEPDAARKATEELIREDRADVIVTLAGTAVLPAVADTCEARETPCVTSTFPWQVYYFGRGATTNRPFRWTYHFCWGLDDIATVFAEMWEIMGARQKVGCLWNDGPQGNWSRHEEVGFLPVATALGHHLIDPAGYSEPATDFTEHIAAFTAEDVDVITSAATGADLALFRQQAARHGLRPRLVTCSRWLAYPVGGSGRGVDDPAEAKVASLIYWTPRHPYRSSLDGMRAAELAEAYERVTGNQWLQPLGLAYALFEVATHALSTADDPTDGGAVAAALGRTRVETMAGPLDWTTGPVPNVATVRLVGGQWKRGDRHPCELAVVANSQWPELPLEDEPELLR
- a CDS encoding Fpg/Nei family DNA glycosylase, producing MPELPDVEGFREILASCARGRRIKRVEVMDADVLHGAGARRLARELTGRRLAEPERHGKWLLVRTDGPTVLLHFGMTGLLLCCDADEPRHRHDRVVLTVDGHELRYRDQRKLRGLWPDDPDRVLSDQGPDAMDLGLADFRELLSARRGGLKSALMNQSLLAGLGNLTADEILWRARLRPSRAASGLTGEEVRRLHARLRSVLRSSIRVGQIPPRPSWLTGHRDDADPHCPRCDGRLRRDRIAGRTAVWCPACQR
- the ku gene encoding non-homologous end joining protein Ku, which gives rise to MARPIWSGTLTFGLVSLPVQLFSATESHTIRFRQLERGTSDRIRNKRVNERTGKEVAAEDIVKGLETDGEYVVVEPDELDEIAPGRSQALEISGFVDLDEVDPIYFDRTYWLAPKDEEHAKVYALLHEALSRTSRAGIATFVMRNREYLLAVKAEADVLAVHTLHWADEVRDPKEEISTTPGKRKLPEKELKTAVELVEALDMEWHPEEYRDTFRERVLELVEAKAKGETYEKAEPPPQATNVVDLMDVLQKSVDRAGGKQRKGARKGGGLERLNKKQLYERAADADIPGRSSMNRDELIEALGNAS